A single window of Cryptococcus neoformans var. neoformans JEC21 chromosome 3 sequence DNA harbors:
- a CDS encoding NEDD8 activating enzyme, putative has translation MTAAHIQSYHSDPTRYAAVDNLLHRKGPWTDERFQGGTETANFLRTKAKILVIGAGGLGCEILQNLALSGFNDIHVIDMDTIDISNLNRQFLFREADVGKSKALVAAEFVMKRVPGCTVTPYHGRIQDHPTSFYSTFDVIVAGLDSISARRWINATLVQMAQEDEENIKPLVDGGTEGFKGQARVILPTITSCYECSIDMLTPPTAFPICTIANTPRLPEHCIEWASVLEWPKVFRDKKLDTDDPEHIEWLYKQAAARAGQFNIEGVTWALTQGVVKNIIPAIASTNAIIAASCCNEAFKIATASAPYLNNYMMYVGNESVYTYTFEHEQRPDCPVCGGESLVAEVKRDWTLQQLIESLSQRQDLQVSRPSLSFSSGKALFWPSPPDVYEATKANLELLLSDLVQDNDAIVLVDPALPVSASVTVKFV, from the exons ATGACAGCAGCTCACATACAGTCCTATCACTCAGATCCAACCCGCTATGCTGCCGTggacaatcttcttcacaggAAAGGCCCGTGGACAGACGAGAGATTCCAGGGTGGTACCGAG ACAGCAAACTTTCTCAGGACAAAGGCAAAAATTTTGGTAATCGGTGCGGGGGGCCTTGGATGTGAAATACTTCAGAACCTTGCGTTGT CGGGCTTCAATGATATTCATGTGATTGATATGGACACGATTGACATTTCCAATCTAAACAGACAGTTTCTTTTCAG GGAAGCCGACGTTGGCAAGTCCAAAGCTCTCGTGGCAGCCGAATTCGTGATGAAACGAGTGCCCGGTTGCACCGTCACCCC CTACCATGGAAGGATTCAGGACCACCCTACATCCTTCTACTCCACTTTCGATGTCATAGTTGCCGGTCTTGACTCCATCTCTGCTCGCCGATGGATCAATGCAACGTTGGTACAGATGGCacaggaggatgaagagaataTAAAGCCATTGGTTGATGGCGGTACAGAAG GGTTCAAGGGCCAGGCTCGTGTTATTTTGCCCACAATCACGTCGTGCTATGAATGCTCA ATTGATATGCTTACCCCTCCAACTGCTTTCCCCATATGTACTATCGCTAACACACCCCGTCTTCCCGAACACTGCATCGAATGGGCAAGCGTGCTGGAATGGCCCAAGGTCTTTAGAG ACAAGAAGCTCGACACAGACGATCCGGAACATATTGAGTGGCTTTATAAACAGGCTGCGGCCAGAGCCGGACAGTTCAACATCGAAGGTGTTACTTGGGCACTTACCCAAGGCGTCGTGAAGAACATCATTCCAGCGATTGCTAGTACCAATGCCATCATAGCTG CTTCATGTTGTAATGAAGCCTTCAAGATTGCGACTGCAAGCGCACCTTATCTTAACAACTACATGATG TATGTCGGTAATGAATCTGTTTATACCTATACATTTGAGCATGAGCAGCGACCAGACTGCCCTGTATGTGGCGGAGAGTCCCTCGTGGCTGAGGTCAAAAGGGACTGGACATTGCAACAACTTATTGAATCTCTCTCCCAGCGTCAAGATTT GCAAGTATCTCGTCCTTCTTTATCATTCTCTTCCGGAAAAGCTCTGTTCTGGCCAAGTCCGCCCGATGTTTACGAAGCTACCAAGGCCAACCTCGAATTGCTGTTGAGTGATTTGGTGCAGGACAATGATGCGATCGTGCTTGTGGACCCAGCATTACCTGTAAGCGCTTCGGTAACTGTAAAGTTTGTATAG
- a CDS encoding DNAj protein, putative, whose amino-acid sequence MPPRITSRALSTLSTAQSSAGSSSTLPPSTFSLRQHKRSPSSHSFTFRHFGPLLAHPRNPSTASLGWRRSFHSSTVHPASAKDPYNVLGVNKDASSSDIKKAYYSLAKKWHPDSSKEKDAKEKFHEIQAAYDILSDDKKRQAYDRYGSASTQEGFDPNFAHGAGGFGGFQGFGPGFGDGASDLFESLFGGAFGGGSSAFGGRQRPVRGDDLEVGVNLSFLEACNGVTRKVTVTPVIDCKTCTGSGLKPGEKKSQCPACRGSGQRTFQVQGMVMASTCQTCGGTGSTIPKNARCGECDGVGKVKEKKVLDVEIPAGVEDGMMIRVPGAGDKPLSASGPAGDLLVRVLVKPSSVFRRQGVNLYHDAKVPLHIALLGGVIRIPTLEGDVDVKVKNGTQNGEEAVLKGRGVKSVYGGRRNDRGDLIVGWKVQIPRSLTPFQRKILQAYADDIEGRNPQVHFGPLPSDPPVTNPSSPPKEPTNGETKKEIGEEGRQTKSEEDEVGGKI is encoded by the exons ATGCCCCCAAGGATAACCTCAAGAGCATTATCGACTCTTTCTACTGCTCAGTCCTCAGCAGGAAGCTCGTcaacccttcctccttccacatTCTCTCTACGTCAACACAAACGATCGCCGTCATCACATTCGTTCACTTTTCGACACTTTGGTCCACTGCTTGCGCACCCAAGGAATCCTTCAACGGCGTCACTTGGGTGGAGG AGATCATTCCATTCTTCAACAGTTCACCCCGCTTCTGCAAAAGATCCATACAATGTCCTTGGCGTAAACAAAgacgcctcttcctctgatATTAAGAAAGCATATTATAGC TTGGCGAAAAAATGGCATCCTGACTCaagcaaagaaaaagatgcAAAAGAAAAGTTCCATGAGATACAGGCCGCTTATGAT ATTCTGTCAGACGATAAAAAACGCCAAGCGTACGATCGATACGGTTCCGCTTCAACACAGGAGGGCTTTGATCCTAATTTCGCCCATGGTGCTGGCGGATTCGGTGGATTCCAAGGCTTCGGCCCTGGTTTTGGTGACGGCGCTAGCGATCTTTTTGAGTCTCTTTTTGGAGGTGCATTTGGCGGCGGTAGCAGTGCATTCGGTGGTCGCCAGAGGCCTGTTAGGGGGGACGATTTGGAGGTTGGTGTGAATCTTTCATTCCTGGAGGCTTGCAACGGTGTCACACGCAAAGTTACTGTCACACCAGTGATTGATTGCAAGACTTGTACTGGATCTGGTCTCAAGCCAGGCGAGAAAAAGTCTCAGTGTCCTGCGTGTCGCGGCTCTGGCCAGCGGACTTTCCAAGTCCAGGGCATGGTCATGGCTTCAACTTGTCAAACATGCGGTGGAACAGGATCTACGATTCCCAAAAATGCGAGGTGTGGCGAGTGCGATGGCGTCGGCAAagtgaaggaaaagaaggtttTGGACGTGGAAATCCCTGCAGGTGTAGAAGatgggatgatgatcagGGTTCCGGGAGCCGGTGATAAGCCTCTTTCTGCTTCAGGGCCGGCCGGCGATTTACTCGTCAGAGTCTTGGTTAAACCGTCGAGTGTGTTCCGAAGGCAAGGCGTAAATCTTTATCACGATGCCAAAGTGCCGCTTCACATAGCACTCTTGGGCGGTGTCATTAGGATACCTACCTTGGAAGGCGACGTGGACGTAAAGGTGAAGAATGGAACCcaaaatggagaagaggcagtGTTGAAAGGGCGAGGTGTCAAGAGCGTGTAcgggggaaggagaaatgATCGCGGAGATCTCATCGTGGGTTGGAAAGTACAAATTCCTCG ATCTCTTACACCATTCCAACGCAAAATTCTTCAAGCGTATGCGGATGATATTGAAGGTCGCAATCCCCAAGTACACTTTGGTCCGTTGCCATCTGATCCCCCTGTCACCAACCCATCTTCGCCACCAAAGGAGCCTACAAATG GTGAAACCAAAAAAGAGATTGGCGAGGAGGGCAGACAGACCAAatcggaagaggatgaggtaGGGGGGAAAATCTGA
- a CDS encoding exosome complex exonuclease rrp45, putative: MVREIDPPSVQNEFLLAALAEGKRLDGRLPLQMRDVHYIFGDELGCVECRLGKTAILAQVSATIVKPRDDRPYEGFLLINSEIGPMASSVYENGRPGDDEVMIGRLLEKSIRRTEAIDREALCILAGEKVWQLRLTLHFLSDSGNLLDCAALAGMAALKHFRKPDVEVIGDEVIIHSPEERAPVPLAIHHTPLCLTFAYFENLPPILDPSHVEMMLCSGTLTLTLNAQREICVLSKAGGAPLGAEEIMGVVKVGVDKVRELVRHLEEELEKDRTSRVVEVR, from the exons ATGGTTAGAGAGATAGACCCACCATCAGTCCAGAACGAGTTTCTCCTCGCCGCCTTGGCCGAGGGGAAAAGGCTTGACGGCAGGCTACCCCTTCAGATGCGGGACGTCCATTACAtttttggagatgagctTGGCTGTGTGGAGTGTCGCTTGGGGAAGACAGC TATACTTGCTCAAGTGTCGGCGACAATTGTCAAACCGCGAGATGACAGACCCTATGAAGGATTTCTATTGATCAACTCTGAAATCGGACCTATGGCTAGCAGTGTTTATGAAAACGGAAG ACCCGGTGACGATGAAGTCATGATTGGGAGACTTCTAGAGAAGAGTATCCGACGTACTGAAGCCATTGACAGAGAAGCCTTGTGCATTCTTGCAGGCGAAAAG GTTTGGCAACTGCGCCTCACTTTGCACTTTCTCTCGGATTCAGGCAATCTCCTTGACTGTGCCGCTCTTGCAGGCATGGCAGCGTTGAAACATTTCAGAAAACCGGATGTAGAAGTTATTGGCGACGAGGTCATCATA CACTCACCAGAGGAGCGAGCTCCTGTGCCATTGGCCATCCACCATACACCCCTATGTCTCACGTTTGCCTACTTTGAAAA TCTCCCTCCAATCCTTGACCCCTCCCACGTCGAAATGATGCTTTGCTCGGGCACATTAACCCTTACGCTTAACGCACAGCGAGAGATCTGCGTCCTTTCAAAAGCTGGCGGGGCCCCTCTCGGCGCCGAAGAAATTATGGGCGTCGTCAAAGTCGGTGTTGATAAGGTCAGAGAATTAGTGAGGCatttggaggaagagctaGAAAAGGACCGTACGAGCAGAGTTGTTGAAGTACGTTAG